In the Malaya genurostris strain Urasoe2022 chromosome 1, Malgen_1.1, whole genome shotgun sequence genome, one interval contains:
- the LOC131425719 gene encoding ATP-binding cassette sub-family D member 3 isoform X2 — protein MIQNATAIESTIITMNKAQFRSSLVKYLSALPAIAVVNNVLKWSIGELKLRFRTNLSQYLYSEYLKGFTYYKMSNLDNRIANADQLLTTDIDKFCDSVTDLYSNICKPLLDIVIYVYRLTANLGGTTPGILLLYLFFSGVFLTNLRKPTGRLTVMEQKLEGEFRFVNSRLITNSEEIAFYKGNNREKLTILASFNKLMAHLRKFLEFRVGMGIVDNLVAKYIATVVGFYAVSLPFFEPNHPLLTGPNAGDRLSKYYTFGRMLVKLAEAIGRLVLAGREMSRLAGFTARMTELTVVLKDLNAGRYERTMVTNSSVADAEIGVGKGLLKFQDNIIKFEHVPLVTPNGDVLVKDLNFEVKSGMNVLVCGPNGCGKSSLFRILGELWPTWGGKVTKPPAGKLFYIPQRPYMTLGTLRDQIIYPHTHQEMKRRSKTDADLLDYLELVQLTYLQVREKGLDAIEDWIDVLSGGEKQRIAMARLFYHNPQFAILDECTSAVSMDVEGSMYEYCRKVGITLFTVSHRKSLWKHHDYYLQFDGHGAYDFAKIDGTEQQFGS, from the exons ATGATCCAGAATGCGACGGCTATCGAAAGTACCATCATTACGATGAACAAAGCACAATTCCGTTCCTCACTGGTCAAGTACCTGTCCGCTTTGCCGGCT ATCGCAGTGGTTAACAACGTACTGAAGTGGAGTATTGGTGAACTAAAACTTAGATTTAGAACGAATCTATCACAATATTTATACTCAGAGTACCTGAA AGGGTTCACCTATTACAAAATGTCCAACCTGGACAACCGAATAGCTAACGCTGACCAGCTGCTGACGACCGACATCGACAAGTTCTGCGATAGCGTTACCGATTTGTACTCCAACATTTGCAAACCACTGCTGGACATTGTGATATACGTGTACAGATTGACGGCCAACCTGGGCGGAACGACGCCCGGTATCTTACTTTTGTATCTATTTTTCTCCGGGGTGTTCCTGACCAATTTGCGCAAACCGACTG GTCGGTTGACGGTAATGGAACAGAAACTGGAGGGAGAATTCCGGTTCGTTAACAGTAGGCTTATTACCAACTCCGAAGAA ATCGCTTTCTACAAGGGAAACAATCGAGAAAAACTCACGATTCTGGCTAGTTTCAACAAACTGATGGCCCATTTGAGAAAATTCCTGGAGTTCCGCGTCGGCATGGGAATTGTCGATAATTTGGTTGCCAAGT ATATTGCAACGGTAGTCGGATTCTATGCCGTCTCGTTGCCGTTCTTCGAACCCAATCACCCGCTGCTGACTGGTCCCAACGCTGGGGACCGTTTAAGC AAATACTACACATTCGGAAGAATGTTGGTCAAACTGGCGGAAGCCATTGGGCGATTGGTTTTGGCTGGTCGTGAAATGTCCCGACTGGCTGGTTTCACGGCCCGCATGACCGAACTGACGGTGGTACTGAAGGATTTAAATGCCGGTCGTTACGAACGAACTATGGTAACTAATTCTAGCGTGGCGGATGCCGAAATCGGTGTAGGCAAGGGGTTGCTCAAGTTCCAGGATAACATTATCAAGTTTGAGCACGTACCACTGGTGACACCGAACGGTGATGTGCTGGTGAAGGATTTGAACTTTGAGGTGAAATCTGGCATGAATGTGCTGGTCTGTGGACCGAACGGGTGTGGCAAAAGCAGTTTATTCCGTATTCTCGGCGAGCTGTGGCCAACGTGGGGTGGAAAAGTGACAAAACCACCGGCTGGAAAACTTTTCTACATACCGCAAAGACCGTATATGACGTTAGGAACGTTGAGGGATCAG ATAATCTACCCCCACACGCATCAGGAAATGAAACGACGAAGCAAGACAGATGCCGATCTGCTGGATTACCTGGAGCTGGTGCAGCTGACCTACCTGCAGGTGCGCGAGAAAGGTTTAGACGCCATTGAGGATTGGATCGATGTTCTCTCCGGTGGCGAAAAACAGCGCATAGCGATGGCCCGTCTTTTCTATCACAATCCACAATTCGCCATTTTGGACGAATGTACCTCAGCCGTTTCGATGGACGTCGAAGGAAGCATGTACGAGTACTGTCGGAAGGTTGGCATCACTCTGTTCACCGTGTCGCATAGGAAGTCATTGTGGAAACACCACGATTACTATCTGCAATTCGATGGCCACGGTGCGTACGATTTTGCCAAGATAGACGGTACCGAGCAGCAGTTCGGCTCGTAA